A part of Spartobacteria bacterium genomic DNA contains:
- a CDS encoding integrase, whose translation QAVRILEETHALSGRGRYVFPARGNSGGPMSENTVRSALRRLGYSNEDIVPHGFRHMASTLLNEQGWSSDAIERQLAHTEQNKVRAAYNKAAFMEERRRMMQAWADYLDGLRSGRA comes from the coding sequence GCAGGCCGTCCGGATCCTGGAGGAAACGCACGCCCTTTCCGGGCGCGGCCGATACGTGTTTCCGGCGCGGGGCAATTCCGGCGGACCCATGAGTGAAAACACGGTCCGAAGCGCCCTGCGTCGTTTGGGCTATTCCAATGAGGACATTGTTCCCCATGGCTTCAGGCACATGGCCAGCACCCTTTTAAATGAGCAGGGCTGGTCCTCGGATGCCATAGAAAGGCAACTTGCCCACACGGAGCAGAACAAGGTTCGGGCCGCCTACAACAAGGCGGCGTTCATGGAAGAGCGGCGGCGGATGATGCAGGCGTGGGCGGATTATTTGGATGGATTACGAAGCGGGAGAGCGTGA